One genomic region from Aggregicoccus sp. 17bor-14 encodes:
- a CDS encoding LytTR family DNA-binding domain-containing protein: MKVLIVDDEPLARLELRRLLAAHPDLEVVGEAANAIEARAVINQRAPELVFLDVQMPGGSGFDLLASLDDPPPVIFTTAFDQYALRAFDVSALDYLLKPIEPQRLAHALNKVLRQPDAPKGERLQAPDGKVFIKDGERCWFVALDQIMLFESEGNYTRVYFDRHRPLMLRSLNQLEARLDPARFLRVSRRQIVNLDFVAGVAPTATGSMELTLTGDLKVPMSRRRAAQFRQLKGL; the protein is encoded by the coding sequence ATGAAGGTCTTGATCGTCGATGACGAGCCCCTGGCGCGCCTCGAGCTGCGGCGCTTGCTGGCCGCGCACCCTGACCTCGAGGTGGTGGGCGAAGCGGCGAATGCGATCGAAGCCCGCGCGGTGATCAATCAACGGGCGCCGGAGCTGGTCTTCCTCGACGTTCAGATGCCGGGCGGGAGCGGTTTCGACCTGCTGGCCTCGCTCGACGATCCGCCCCCCGTCATCTTCACCACCGCCTTCGATCAGTACGCGCTGCGCGCCTTCGACGTCAGCGCGCTCGACTACCTGCTCAAGCCGATCGAGCCGCAGCGACTGGCACATGCGCTGAACAAGGTGTTGCGCCAGCCGGATGCGCCGAAGGGCGAGAGGTTGCAGGCGCCGGACGGCAAGGTCTTCATCAAGGACGGCGAACGCTGCTGGTTCGTCGCGCTCGACCAGATCATGCTGTTCGAATCCGAGGGCAACTACACCCGCGTCTACTTCGACCGGCACCGCCCCCTGATGCTGCGCTCCCTGAACCAGCTGGAAGCCCGCCTCGATCCGGCGCGTTTCCTGCGCGTGAGCCGCCGGCAGATCGTCAACCTCGACTTCGTGGCCGGGGTTGCGCCGACCGCGACGGGCAGCATGGAGCTGACGCTGACCGGCGACCTGAAGGTGCCGATGTCGCGCAGACGGGCGGCGCAGTTCAGGCAGCTGAAGGGCCTGTAG
- a CDS encoding sensor histidine kinase produces the protein MFQPSRLHTAVPPATPSSHDYWLFQLGGWGGMAVLAVLSSLTSWSEAAFRFVLAKSMTVVSGLLLSHCWRLFLRRRGWIDRPSAPPLKGVLGGLLVLSVAQTGVMVMADLLFRHGALLDDPAETPSLLIAACLLWYATFSVWTLCYSTMLARRRALRFELEKLQLEVSIKDAELRALQAQVNPHFFFNSLNSIRALIYADPDLAARAVGQLGGMMRHSLRAGQVATVPLADELAAVSAYLGMEKHRFDTRLQLRFEIEPGLDAVPIPPMALQTLVENAVKHGVEPSIGPCELRIGAQLAGGRVVLTVANQGRLAEASGSTRVGLANTSKRLSLLFGPDACCTLAERDGWVVAEVALPQEHA, from the coding sequence ATGTTCCAGCCGTCCCGCCTCCACACGGCTGTTCCGCCGGCGACCCCATCGAGTCACGACTACTGGCTGTTCCAGCTGGGCGGCTGGGGCGGCATGGCCGTGCTCGCGGTGCTGTCGAGCCTGACCAGCTGGAGCGAGGCCGCGTTTCGCTTCGTGCTCGCCAAGTCGATGACGGTGGTCAGCGGCTTGCTGCTGTCGCACTGCTGGCGCTTGTTCCTGCGCCGCCGCGGCTGGATCGACCGTCCCAGTGCGCCGCCGCTGAAGGGCGTGCTCGGCGGCCTGCTGGTTCTCAGCGTCGCGCAGACCGGTGTGATGGTGATGGCCGATCTGCTGTTCCGGCATGGCGCCCTGCTCGACGACCCGGCCGAGACACCGAGCCTCCTGATCGCCGCTTGCCTGCTGTGGTACGCCACCTTCTCGGTCTGGACCCTGTGCTACTCGACCATGCTGGCGCGCCGGCGCGCGCTGCGCTTCGAGCTCGAGAAGCTGCAGCTCGAAGTCAGCATCAAGGACGCCGAGCTGCGTGCGCTGCAGGCCCAGGTCAATCCGCACTTCTTCTTCAATAGCCTGAACAGCATCCGCGCCCTGATCTACGCGGACCCTGACCTGGCTGCGCGCGCGGTCGGACAGCTCGGCGGCATGATGCGCCACAGCCTGCGCGCCGGACAGGTGGCGACGGTGCCGCTGGCGGACGAGCTGGCGGCGGTCAGCGCCTATCTCGGCATGGAGAAGCACCGCTTCGACACCCGACTGCAGCTGCGCTTCGAGATCGAACCCGGGCTCGACGCCGTCCCGATTCCGCCCATGGCGCTGCAGACCCTGGTGGAGAACGCCGTCAAGCACGGGGTCGAGCCCAGCATCGGTCCCTGCGAGCTGCGCATCGGCGCGCAGCTCGCAGGCGGCCGGGTCGTGCTCACGGTCGCCAACCAGGGCCGCCTGGCCGAAGCGAGCGGCTCGACGCGGGTCGGGCTGGCGAACACCAGCAAGCGCCTGTCGCTGCTGTTCGGCCCCGACGCCTGCTGCACGCTGGCGGAACGCGACGGCTGGGTCGTCGCCGAGGTTGCTCTGCCCCAGGAGCATGCATGA
- a CDS encoding ABC transporter ATP-binding protein — MRTAAAHKPRLEPNERPKKVERTTLARIARYGRPYARHAAGAVGLILGASLLNLAPPLLIKRIVDRAIPEADVRQLLVLCALMVAGPLVAGVLGVGQRYLSSLIGERMMFDLRVDLFKQLQKQPMGYFASTRPGEPLSRVLNDVQGVGQTVSKTLTEVVQNAIVLLSTAVAIVWLDWRLALVSLCMLPLFIAPTRRVGKKRKALKRKAQERMGELTGMLSETLSISGVLLLKTFGTAKRERKRLEAKSRELMELSLEQTLVGRWFQMLLGLFETLGPAMVFAVGGYLVIEGHAALGTLVAFVTLLRRLYPPASALAGVHVDLVTSYAYFDRVFSVLDLEPAIRDLPGARKLESVEGDVRFEGVSFAYGEQPTLADVDLHVKPGQTIALVGPSGAGKSTVSALLARLYEPTKGRVLLDGQDIRGLKLKSLRSQIGVVTQETYLFHGTLLENLRYGRPDATDEEVVAAARAAQIHDFISQLPGGYQTVVGERGTRLSGGERQRVAIARAVLKNPRILILDEATSALDSQNEALVQKALQPLLRGRTCLVIAHRLSTVREADQIAVLEKGRVVERGTFDELLTQGGLFAALYHEQFRELRAA; from the coding sequence GTGCGTACCGCCGCTGCCCACAAGCCACGTCTCGAGCCCAACGAGCGGCCGAAGAAGGTCGAGCGCACGACGCTCGCGCGCATCGCGCGCTACGGCCGCCCCTACGCGCGGCACGCCGCCGGCGCGGTCGGGCTGATCCTCGGCGCGTCGCTGCTCAACCTCGCTCCGCCGCTGTTGATCAAGCGCATCGTCGATCGCGCCATCCCCGAGGCGGACGTGCGGCAGCTGCTCGTGCTGTGCGCGCTGATGGTCGCCGGCCCGCTCGTGGCCGGCGTGCTCGGCGTCGGCCAGCGCTACCTCTCGTCGCTGATCGGCGAGCGCATGATGTTCGACCTGCGCGTCGACCTCTTCAAGCAGCTCCAGAAGCAGCCGATGGGCTACTTCGCCTCGACGCGCCCCGGCGAGCCGCTCTCGCGCGTGCTCAACGACGTGCAGGGCGTGGGGCAGACGGTGAGCAAGACGCTCACCGAGGTGGTGCAGAACGCGATCGTGCTGCTCAGCACCGCGGTCGCGATCGTCTGGCTCGACTGGCGGCTGGCGCTCGTCTCGCTGTGCATGCTCCCGCTGTTCATCGCGCCCACGCGGCGGGTGGGCAAGAAGCGCAAGGCGCTCAAGCGCAAGGCGCAGGAGCGCATGGGCGAGCTCACCGGCATGCTCTCCGAGACGCTCTCGATCTCGGGCGTCCTGCTGCTCAAGACCTTCGGCACCGCCAAGCGCGAGCGCAAACGCCTAGAGGCCAAGTCGCGCGAGCTGATGGAGCTCTCGCTCGAGCAGACGCTGGTCGGCCGCTGGTTTCAGATGCTGCTCGGGCTGTTCGAGACGCTGGGGCCGGCGATGGTGTTCGCGGTCGGCGGCTACCTGGTGATCGAGGGCCACGCCGCGCTCGGCACCCTCGTCGCGTTCGTCACCCTGCTGCGGCGGCTGTACCCGCCGGCGTCGGCGCTCGCCGGCGTGCACGTGGACCTCGTCACCAGCTACGCGTACTTCGACCGCGTCTTCTCGGTGCTCGACCTCGAGCCGGCGATTCGCGATCTGCCCGGCGCGCGCAAGCTCGAGAGCGTCGAGGGCGACGTCCGCTTCGAGGGCGTCTCGTTCGCATACGGCGAGCAGCCCACGCTGGCCGACGTCGACCTGCACGTGAAGCCGGGGCAGACGATCGCGCTGGTGGGGCCGTCGGGAGCCGGCAAGAGCACCGTCTCGGCGCTGCTCGCGCGCCTGTACGAGCCGACGAAGGGCCGGGTGCTGCTCGACGGTCAGGACATTCGCGGGCTCAAGCTCAAGAGCCTGCGGTCGCAGATCGGCGTGGTGACGCAGGAGACGTACCTGTTTCACGGCACGCTGCTCGAGAACCTGCGCTACGGCCGGCCCGACGCCACCGACGAGGAGGTCGTCGCCGCCGCGCGCGCCGCGCAGATCCACGACTTCATCTCGCAGCTGCCCGGCGGCTACCAGACGGTGGTGGGCGAGCGCGGCACGCGGCTGTCGGGCGGCGAGCGCCAGCGGGTCGCGATCGCGCGGGCGGTCTTGAAGAACCCGAGGATCCTCATCCTCGACGAGGCGACCAGCGCGCTCGACTCGCAGAACGAGGCCCTGGTGCAGAAGGCGCTGCAGCCGCTGCTCAGGGGCCGCACCTGCCTGGTGATCGCGCACCGGCTCTCGACCGTGCGCGAAGCCGACCAGATCGCGGTGCTCGAGAAGGGCCGCGTGGTCGAGCGCGGCACCTTCGACGAGCTGCTCACCCAGGGCGGGCTGTTCGCCGCGCTCTACCACGAGCAGTTTCGCGAGCTGCGCGCGGCGTGA